The nucleotide sequence ATCCTCAGCTGACTCGAAAGGCGTCCAGTCACCCAACGTAACACCGATACGCGGAGCGAACAGGGCCTCGATTCGATTCACCCGGCTGGTCAATTTGCGCTGCGTGGCGGTTAATCGAAGAAGAGGGGGTCCGCAGGGGACGCCCACGCAACCGGAGGTAGCCATGGGTGCAGCATGTGGGGTCGGGATGTCGACGAACGTCGTCGGCATCGGGGCCGTGACGGGATACGGCTGGGGTCGGTCGGCGCTGTGGGACGGACTGCTCAGCGGCAAGCCCGCCGCCGAACTCATCGAGGGGTATGGAGCCGACGGCGGTGCCGCGTGGCTGGCGCGGGTCCCGTCGGGCGGCGACGTGCGTGACGGGGCGAGCCGGTCGGCGCGCGCGATGCGGGCGGCGGCCCGGGAGGCCATCGACGACGCCGCCGCGCGCGGCTGGACGCCGGGCCGGAGGGTGGGTCTGCTGCATGCGGTCGTGCTGCCGGAGATCGAGGAGTGGCGGGAGTTCTACCTCGCCGACGGCGGGCAGCGGAAGGTCCGCGACTACCTCGCCCTCATGCCGTCCACGCCGGTGTCGATGTTGATGCAGGAGTACGGCTTTCACGGTCCGGCCATGAACGTCTCGGCGATGTGCGCGTCGGGCAACGCGGGCCTCATCACCGCCAAGACGTGGCTGGACGCCGGCCTCGTCGACGACGTGGTGTTCATCGCCACCGACCTCTCGCTGACGCCGGAGAACGTGGCGCACTTCGTGAAGCTGGGCGTCGCGGTGGTCGACGTCGAACCGCTCGACGCATGCCGGCCGTTCCAGCGGGGCAGCCGCGGGTTCGCCGTCGGCGAGGCGTCGGTCGCGTTCGTGATGTCCGGCAAGGGTTCGGCGTACACCCGGCTGCTGGGCGGCGCCATGACGCACGACGCCTTCCACGTCACCTCGGTGGACCCGGCCCGTACGTACGTCGACGAGTGCGTCCGCGATGCGCTGCACGCGGCCGGCGTCGCGCCGTCGGACGTGCGGTACCTCAACGCGCACGGACCGGGCACGCAGCAGTGCGA is from Mycolicibacterium grossiae and encodes:
- a CDS encoding beta-ketoacyl synthase N-terminal-like domain-containing protein — protein: MSTNVVGIGAVTGYGWGRSALWDGLLSGKPAAELIEGYGADGGAAWLARVPSGGDVRDGASRSARAMRAAAREAIDDAAARGWTPGRRVGLLHAVVLPEIEEWREFYLADGGQRKVRDYLALMPSTPVSMLMQEYGFHGPAMNVSAMCASGNAGLITAKTWLDAGLVDDVVFIATDLSLTPENVAHFVKLGVAVVDVEPLDACRPFQRGSRGFAVGEASVAFVMSGKGSAYTRLLGGAMTHDAFHVTSVDPARTYVDECVRDALHAAGVAPSDVRYLNAHGPGTQQCDTAEAGVLDELFGGRPQVFSVKPLTGHCQGAAAAVEVAATALGYEGGVIPAPPAVAAGHARLLDGPTPMAGGITLKTSLGMGGQNSAVVFAPPLAA